A window of Pedococcus badiiscoriae genomic DNA:
GGAGCGGGTCGTCCTCGCGGGCACGGCGAACCTGGCGCGCGTCGGCACCGACTTCCCCCTCAGCATCGGCCCGGTCCTCGAAGCGCTCGAGCAGCACGTCGTGCTGCTCAAGCTGCTCGGCACCGCGCGCGAGACCTCCGACATGGTCTCGGTCCGCATCGGCCACGAGAACCCGTTCGCCGGGCTCCAGTCGACCTCGGTCGTCTCGACCGAGTACGGCTCGGGCTCCGAGCTCGTCGCCGGTCTGGGTGTCCTCGGGCCCACCCGGATGGACTACCCCACGACCATGGCGTCCGTGCGGGCCGTGGCCACCTACGTCTCCCGAATCCTCGCGCAATGACGCGCGTCCGACCTCGTACCGCCAACCGTCACCCCGGTGACACCAAGGACACTCGTTGAAGGACATCCGTTGAACGACTACTACCAGGACCTGGGTGTGTCCCGGGACGCCAGCCCCGAGGACATCAAGCGCGCGTACCGCAAGAAGGCGCGGACGCTGCACCCCGACGTCAACCCGAGCCCGGAGGCCGAGGAGCAGTTCAAGAAGGTCTCGCAGGCCTATGACGTGCTCTCCGACGCCGACAAGCGGCGTTCCTACGACATGGGTTCGGACCCGTATGCCGCAGGTGCCGCCGGTTTCGGCCAGGGCTTCTCCTTCAGCGACATCATGGACGCCTTCTTCGGTGCCGGCGCCGGGCAGGCCCAGCGCGGTCCGCGCTCGCGGCAGCGGCGTGGCCAGGACGCCCTCATCCGGCTCGACATCGACCTCGGCGACGCCGTGTTCGGCGCCGAGAAGGAGCTCGCGATCGAGACAGCCGTGGTGTGCTCGACCTGTCACGGCGACGGCGCCCAGCCCGGCACCTCGCGGCGCACCTGCGACGTCTGCGGTGGACGCGGCGAGATCCAGCAGGTCCAGCGCTCGTTCCTCGGCCAGGTGATGACGACCCGTCCGTGCGCCACCTGCCAGGGCTACGGCGAGGTGCTCGTGAGCCCGTGCTTCGAGTGCTCCGGTGACGGCCGGGTCCGCACCCGTCGCACGCTCAAGATCAAGGTCCCGGCGGGGGTCGACACCGGCACCCGCATCCAGCTCGGCGGCGAGGGCGAGGTCGGTCAGGGTGGTGGCCCGGCGGGCGACCTCTACGTCGAGGTGGCCGTGCGCGCGCACCAGACCTTCCAGCGCCGGGGCGACGACCTGCACTGCACCGTCGAGCTGCCCATGACCGCTGCCGCCCTCGGCACGACGATCAAGCTCGACACGTTCGACGGGAGCAACGAGCTCGAGATCAAGGCGGGCACCCAGCCCGGCGACGCGATGACGCTGCGCGGCCTCGGGGTCACGCACCTGCGCGGCACGGGCCGTGGCGACCTCATCATCCACGCCAACGTGCAGACGCCGACGCGGCTCGACGAGCAGCAGGAGGAGCTCCTGCGCCAGCTGGCCACCCTGCGGGGCGAGGAGCACCCGGCGGGGCGGCTGTCCCCGGCCCACCCCGGGCTGTTCGGCAAGCTGCGCGACGCGTTCAAGGCCAAGTAGCGAGATCCTGCGACGTGACCCTCCCGCTCTTCCTCGTCGAGCCGGCCGTCCTCGCCGAGGCCGTCGCTGGCACGCGCCTGGTGCTCGACGGCCCTGAGGGCCGGCACGCGGCGACCGTGCGCCGGATCGCCGCCGGCGAGGGCGTCATGCTCGCCGACGGCGCCGGACTGCGGGTCACCTGCACGGTCCTGGGGGCCGGCAAGGCAGAGCTGGAGCTGGCCGTGGTGGACGTGGCCCGCGAGCCTGAGGCGATCCCGCGGTTCGTCCTCGTCCAGGCCCTGGCCAAGGGCGACCGGGACGACCAGGCGATCGAGGCGGCCACCGAGTTCGGGGTTGACGAGGTGGTCCCCTGGCAGGCGTCCCGCAGCATCGTCCAGTGGCGGGGCGAGCGGGGTGACAAGGCCCGGCGCAAGTGGGAGTCGACCGTCGCCGCGGCAGCCAAGCAGTCCCGCCGCGCCCGCGTGCCGGTGGTCGCCGAGCTGCTCACGACGAAGACCCTCGCCGGGCGGGTCGGCGGCGCCGCAGCGGCATACCTGCTGCACGAGGATGCGACGCAGAGCCTTGCGGCACAGGCACTTCCGACCGAGGGCGAGGTCCTGGTCATCGTGGGCCCCGAGGGTGGCGTGACGCCGGAGGAGGTCGCCGCGCTCGAGGCCGCGGGGGCGCTGACGGTGCGCCTGGGAGACACCGTGCTCCGGTCGTCGAGCGCGGGGCCGGCCGCGCTGGCCGTGCTGAGCGCGGCCGCGCGCTGGCGCTGAGCGGGGTCGCGCTCACACGGTGACGCGGCCCCGTCACCGCACCGTGAACGACACCGCCTTCTCCGCGCTCACGGAACCGTCCTTGGCACTCAGCTCGCGGACGTGGATCGTGTAGCTGCCCGCGGTGAGCCTGCCGAGGTCGATTGAGTAGCTGCCCTGCATGGGGGCTCCGATCGTGGCCATGGCGTGACCGGTCGACACCGTGGTGGTGCCGCGCTCGAGCTGCCAGTTGACGGTCGCCTCGAACACGATGGCCAGCCCCCTGACGACCACTGGCTTC
This region includes:
- a CDS encoding 16S rRNA (uracil(1498)-N(3))-methyltransferase, which translates into the protein MTLPLFLVEPAVLAEAVAGTRLVLDGPEGRHAATVRRIAAGEGVMLADGAGLRVTCTVLGAGKAELELAVVDVAREPEAIPRFVLVQALAKGDRDDQAIEAATEFGVDEVVPWQASRSIVQWRGERGDKARRKWESTVAAAAKQSRRARVPVVAELLTTKTLAGRVGGAAAAYLLHEDATQSLAAQALPTEGEVLVIVGPEGGVTPEEVAALEAAGALTVRLGDTVLRSSSAGPAALAVLSAAARWR
- the dnaJ gene encoding molecular chaperone DnaJ; the encoded protein is MNDYYQDLGVSRDASPEDIKRAYRKKARTLHPDVNPSPEAEEQFKKVSQAYDVLSDADKRRSYDMGSDPYAAGAAGFGQGFSFSDIMDAFFGAGAGQAQRGPRSRQRRGQDALIRLDIDLGDAVFGAEKELAIETAVVCSTCHGDGAQPGTSRRTCDVCGGRGEIQQVQRSFLGQVMTTRPCATCQGYGEVLVSPCFECSGDGRVRTRRTLKIKVPAGVDTGTRIQLGGEGEVGQGGGPAGDLYVEVAVRAHQTFQRRGDDLHCTVELPMTAAALGTTIKLDTFDGSNELEIKAGTQPGDAMTLRGLGVTHLRGTGRGDLIIHANVQTPTRLDEQQEELLRQLATLRGEEHPAGRLSPAHPGLFGKLRDAFKAK